A genomic stretch from Methylocystis sp. MJC1 includes:
- a CDS encoding tyrosine-type recombinase/integrase yields MKNGQLAPGLSDDDLLVDGDDAPAPALLSADPRLARLTEAAKAYARAARSENTARAYDSDWRQFASWLRRNGFDELPPSPDTVGLYLAANAEAGVSVATLERRLSGICWRYRQLGQPLDVRDRHIATVLAGIRRKHARPPTQKAAIFADELLAMLSVLDMDLRGLRDRAILALGFAGALRRSEIVGLDCGPGQTEDGGGWIEIMEGGALLQIYGKTGWREVEIGRGSRPDTCPVALLETWMRLGRISHGPLFRPIARKNGGVSSERLTDKHVARLVQRCAMQAGIRGDLTEGERKRAFGGHSLRAGLASSAQIEEAHVQKHLGHASAEMTRRYQRKRDRFKVNLTKAAGL; encoded by the coding sequence ATGAAAAACGGTCAGCTGGCGCCAGGGCTCTCAGACGACGACCTTTTGGTCGACGGCGACGACGCGCCCGCCCCTGCCCTCCTTTCCGCCGACCCGCGCCTCGCCCGTCTGACGGAAGCCGCCAAAGCTTACGCCCGCGCCGCCCGCAGCGAAAACACCGCGCGCGCCTATGACTCGGATTGGCGGCAGTTCGCCTCCTGGCTGCGGCGCAACGGTTTCGACGAGCTGCCTCCCAGCCCCGACACCGTCGGCCTCTATCTCGCGGCGAACGCCGAAGCCGGCGTCAGCGTGGCGACGCTGGAGCGCCGGCTTTCCGGCATCTGCTGGCGCTATCGTCAGCTTGGGCAGCCGCTCGACGTCCGCGACCGCCACATCGCGACCGTGCTCGCCGGCATCCGCCGCAAGCACGCGCGACCGCCGACCCAAAAGGCGGCGATCTTCGCCGACGAGCTGCTGGCCATGCTCAGCGTCCTCGACATGGATCTGCGCGGCCTGCGCGATCGCGCCATTCTCGCCCTCGGCTTCGCCGGGGCGCTGCGCCGCTCCGAGATCGTCGGCCTCGATTGCGGCCCGGGTCAGACCGAGGACGGCGGCGGCTGGATCGAAATCATGGAGGGCGGCGCGCTGCTGCAGATCTATGGGAAGACCGGCTGGCGTGAGGTCGAAATCGGCCGCGGCTCGCGTCCCGACACCTGCCCGGTCGCCCTGCTCGAGACCTGGATGCGCCTGGGGCGGATTTCCCATGGACCGCTGTTTCGCCCGATCGCGCGCAAGAACGGCGGCGTCTCGTCCGAGCGGCTGACCGACAAGCACGTCGCCCGCCTCGTGCAAAGATGCGCGATGCAGGCTGGAATTCGCGGCGATCTCACTGAGGGCGAGCGGAAGCGCGCTTTCGGCGGCCATAGCTTACGCGCCGGCCTCGCCTCCTCGGCGCAGATTGAGGAAGCCCATGTGCAAAAGCACCTCGGCCACGCCAGCGCCGAAATGACCCGCCGCTACCAAAGGAAACGCGATCGCTTCAAGGTCAATCTCACCAAGGCCGCCGGGCTGTAA
- the repC gene encoding plasmid replication protein RepC, whose product MQTQPTTPFGRRPLSLAMVASQAATENFAAKPGASETVVHKWRLFRALTEAKEPLAVTDRALSVLHALLSFHQETALTLPASDTKAGEADSSGPGIVVFPSNKELSIRAHGMAPATLRRHLACLVDAGLIIRRDSPNGKRFARRGQGGAIEDAFGFDLSPLVARAEEIENLAEEVRAENRAMALLREKITLTRRDIAKMIATGIEEGVPGDWEGFHLRYATLSGRYARNLLRADLEALASELALLAAEIRKLLETHVKAENMSANESQSERHIQNQTTNIFDLEPSLREGGADPSGLNDQEAGAPSAPKPEISPTGVQRPEQKPGSARTYPLGMVLEACPDILDFASGGISSWRDLAATAAVVRSAIGVSPDAWAQALEVLGEHDASIVIAAILQRGEEIKSAGGYLRVLTAKARAGQFSLGPVLMALLRGKAAKAARERKRAG is encoded by the coding sequence ATGCAGACACAACCAACGACGCCCTTCGGGCGGCGGCCGCTGTCGCTCGCCATGGTGGCAAGCCAGGCCGCGACCGAGAATTTCGCCGCAAAACCCGGCGCATCTGAAACCGTCGTGCACAAATGGCGGCTGTTTCGGGCGCTCACCGAGGCTAAGGAGCCGCTCGCCGTCACTGACCGAGCGCTGTCGGTGCTGCACGCGCTGCTCTCCTTCCATCAGGAGACGGCGCTGACTTTGCCGGCAAGCGACACCAAGGCTGGCGAAGCTGATTCGTCCGGCCCCGGCATCGTCGTGTTTCCCTCCAACAAGGAGCTGTCGATCCGCGCCCACGGCATGGCGCCGGCGACGCTGCGGCGCCATCTCGCCTGTCTCGTCGACGCCGGGCTGATCATCCGCCGCGACTCTCCGAACGGCAAACGTTTCGCCAGAAGAGGGCAGGGGGGCGCGATCGAGGACGCCTTCGGCTTCGACCTCTCGCCGCTGGTCGCGCGCGCCGAGGAGATCGAAAACCTCGCCGAGGAGGTGCGCGCCGAGAACCGGGCTATGGCGCTGCTGCGCGAAAAAATCACGCTGACGCGGCGCGACATCGCCAAGATGATCGCGACCGGCATAGAGGAGGGCGTTCCGGGCGACTGGGAAGGCTTTCATCTGCGCTATGCGACGCTCTCCGGCCGCTACGCGCGCAATCTGTTGCGCGCCGACTTAGAGGCTTTGGCGAGCGAACTTGCCCTGCTCGCCGCCGAAATCCGCAAGCTTCTGGAAACTCATGTAAAAGCCGAAAATATGAGCGCCAATGAGTCCCAAAGTGAGCGCCACATACAGAATCAAACTACAAATATTTTTGATCTTGAACCTAGCCTTCGAGAAGGCGGGGCCGATCCGTCCGGGCTCAATGACCAGGAAGCCGGGGCTCCATCAGCGCCCAAGCCCGAAATCTCCCCAACGGGGGTGCAGAGGCCCGAGCAAAAGCCAGGATCGGCGCGAACCTATCCGCTGGGGATGGTGCTCGAGGCCTGTCCGGATATCCTCGACTTCGCCTCAGGTGGAATTTCCTCGTGGCGGGATCTTGCGGCAACGGCGGCAGTGGTTCGCAGCGCCATTGGCGTCTCGCCTGACGCCTGGGCCCAGGCGCTGGAGGTCTTGGGCGAGCACGATGCGTCGATCGTCATCGCCGCGATCCTGCAGCGCGGGGAGGAAATCAAATCCGCCGGCGGCTATTTGCGCGTTTTGACCGCCAAGGCGAGGGCAGGGCAGTTCTCGCTCGGTCCCGTGCTGATGGCCCTTTTGCGCGGAAAGGCGGCCAAGGCGGCGCGAGAACGCAAGAGGGCCGGGTGA
- the repB gene encoding plasmid partitioning protein RepB produces the protein MSRKDTLRALLTAKDRPLPDGNSADIALPDATNGGETPKQLVRSGAVGAMGRSLGKLAHAAEEARALIAAGDAIVEIESTLIESSFISDRLGEPSEEHAALVASIREHGQQVPILVRPHPEKLGRYQVAYGHRRLRAALELGKPVRAVVRELSDSELVVAQGQENSARLELSYIERAMFAVTIEDRGFDRDVIMAALSVEKTQLSRLISIGRAIPLKVVQLIGPAPKTGRPRWSALAEKLASHDVDSMVHKLANEQAFMAADSDTRFVSFLAALDVKPQANKEEEVWSDDEGRRIATFRRRASRSTFVVDEKAAPDFGDFLLRELPNLYRDYRERRGSG, from the coding sequence GTGAGCCGCAAAGATACTCTTCGTGCCCTGTTAACTGCGAAGGACCGGCCGTTGCCAGATGGCAACTCTGCCGACATCGCTTTGCCTGACGCCACAAACGGCGGCGAAACACCGAAGCAGTTGGTTCGATCAGGCGCCGTCGGTGCGATGGGGCGATCCTTGGGAAAGCTGGCCCATGCGGCTGAGGAAGCCCGTGCACTAATCGCGGCGGGCGATGCAATTGTGGAGATTGAATCAACTCTGATCGAGTCGTCGTTCATTAGCGACAGGCTTGGAGAGCCTTCCGAGGAACATGCTGCCTTAGTCGCGTCGATTCGCGAGCATGGACAGCAGGTTCCCATCTTGGTTCGCCCGCATCCCGAAAAACTCGGGCGGTACCAAGTGGCTTACGGCCATCGGCGTTTGCGGGCCGCGCTCGAGCTCGGAAAGCCGGTGCGCGCCGTCGTTCGCGAACTATCCGATTCGGAACTCGTCGTTGCACAAGGCCAAGAGAATTCAGCGCGCCTAGAACTCAGCTATATCGAGCGCGCGATGTTTGCGGTGACGATTGAAGATCGCGGCTTTGATCGCGACGTGATCATGGCCGCACTAAGCGTCGAAAAAACGCAACTCTCGCGCCTGATTTCGATTGGACGCGCCATCCCTCTCAAAGTTGTTCAACTGATTGGGCCCGCGCCAAAAACCGGGCGCCCGCGATGGTCAGCATTGGCCGAAAAACTTGCCTCACACGATGTTGATTCGATGGTGCACAAGCTCGCGAACGAACAAGCCTTCATGGCAGCCGATAGTGACACCCGATTTGTTTCCTTCCTGGCGGCGCTCGACGTGAAACCTCAAGCCAACAAAGAGGAAGAGGTTTGGAGTGACGACGAAGGACGGCGAATCGCGACCTTCCGGCGCCGAGCCAGCCGCAGTACCTTTGTTGTGGATGAAAAAGCGGCGCCAGATTTCGGAGACTTTCTGCTCAGGGAGTTGCCGAACCTATACCGGGATTATCGGGAGAGACGCGGATCGGGCTGA
- the repA gene encoding plasmid partitioning protein RepA — translation MDALKPKMTSVIAADGSALSQELNELRKTLFPPESKKALRSFSSGEAAKLIGIADGYLRQLSLSGKGPQPEISTGGRRSYTLDQINELRTLLEEGGKGKRYLPHRVDGEGCQVLSVVNFKGGSGKTTTAAHLAQFLALKGYRVLAVDLDPQASLTALHGYQPEFDIGPNETLYGAIRYDDERRSLEKIVRSTYFSGLDLVPANLELMEFEHDTPKALVEGETEAFFGRIATALGELEGRYDAMILDCPPQLGFLTLGALCAATSILITVHPQMLDVMSMCQFLLMASDLLSVVQEAGADLDYDFIRYVVTRYEPSDGPQTQMVAFMRSLFRERVLTNTMLKSTAISDAGLSKQTLYEVGRENFTRATYDRALESLDAVNTEIEALMLAAWGRAQ, via the coding sequence ATGGATGCCCTCAAGCCAAAAATGACGTCGGTCATTGCAGCGGACGGGAGCGCTTTGTCGCAAGAGCTTAACGAGCTCCGCAAGACGTTATTTCCGCCAGAATCGAAAAAAGCGCTCAGAAGTTTCTCGTCGGGGGAGGCCGCGAAACTGATCGGAATAGCAGATGGCTATTTGCGCCAGCTGTCCTTGAGCGGCAAGGGGCCTCAGCCGGAGATCAGTACTGGCGGGCGGCGCTCCTACACACTCGATCAGATCAACGAATTGCGCACGCTTTTGGAAGAAGGCGGAAAGGGCAAACGTTACCTTCCCCACAGGGTCGATGGTGAGGGATGCCAAGTTCTGTCGGTCGTGAATTTCAAAGGGGGCTCCGGCAAGACGACGACTGCCGCCCACCTCGCCCAATTCTTGGCGCTTAAGGGGTATCGGGTGCTTGCCGTTGATCTTGATCCGCAAGCCTCACTCACTGCATTGCACGGTTATCAGCCAGAATTCGACATCGGGCCCAACGAGACTTTGTATGGCGCGATCCGTTACGATGACGAAAGGCGATCGCTCGAAAAGATAGTGCGGTCGACGTATTTTTCCGGTCTCGACCTTGTCCCGGCGAATCTCGAACTCATGGAGTTCGAGCACGACACCCCTAAAGCGCTTGTTGAAGGTGAAACCGAAGCATTTTTTGGTCGAATTGCGACCGCCTTGGGAGAGCTTGAAGGTCGCTATGACGCAATGATTCTCGACTGTCCTCCGCAGTTGGGTTTCTTGACGCTAGGTGCGCTATGTGCCGCCACGTCGATCCTGATCACGGTTCATCCACAGATGTTGGACGTGATGTCGATGTGCCAGTTCCTATTAATGGCGTCTGACTTGTTATCAGTGGTGCAGGAGGCCGGTGCCGATCTCGATTACGACTTCATTCGATATGTGGTGACGCGCTACGAGCCATCTGATGGGCCGCAAACGCAAATGGTCGCATTCATGCGTTCACTCTTTCGCGAGCGCGTTCTCACTAACACGATGCTGAAATCTACCGCGATTTCCGACGCGGGGTTGTCCAAGCAGACACTCTACGAGGTGGGCCGCGAAAACTTCACGCGTGCTACCTACGATCGGGCTCTGGAGTCGCTGGACGCCGTCAACACTGAAATCGAAGCGTTGATGCTAGCTGCATGGGGGCGAGCACAGTGA
- a CDS encoding DUF2493 domain-containing protein has protein sequence MINEISTPPFDGPHSDHDARLPSPHLLDELALHGYRPFEDEPDPRPLPSSDAATLALESVVEALSGLFIDTRLEADLPDLLWSFVNLFHRKADRIGRDLDDNETAQRRSHTEQDGSEIRSVELERLIAQGLTLTERRNAFEFFRDHLADLYATETGSSWRPRSGSQVNHRALTSAMIDSRDFLNARKLAETQVLLPPGPRIAFAGGPDCNDHLRIWEALDKVRTKHPDMVLLHGAGPKGAERIAACWADSRKVAQVAFKPDWTRHKNAAPFKRNDAMLEALPIGIIVFPGSGIVENLADKARKMGIPVWRFAKGCP, from the coding sequence ATGATCAACGAAATCTCCACCCCGCCCTTTGACGGGCCTCATTCGGATCACGACGCAAGATTGCCCTCCCCGCATCTTCTCGACGAGCTCGCTCTTCATGGCTATCGACCCTTCGAGGACGAGCCCGATCCCCGCCCCCTGCCCTCCTCCGACGCCGCGACTTTGGCGCTCGAATCTGTCGTCGAAGCCTTGTCGGGGCTTTTCATCGACACGCGGCTCGAGGCCGATCTTCCCGATCTACTCTGGTCCTTCGTGAACCTCTTCCACCGCAAAGCGGATCGCATCGGCCGCGATCTCGACGACAATGAAACCGCGCAACGTCGTTCCCACACCGAACAGGACGGCTCAGAAATTCGTTCGGTCGAGTTGGAGCGATTGATCGCCCAAGGGCTGACGTTGACCGAGCGCCGCAACGCCTTCGAATTCTTCCGCGACCATCTCGCCGATCTGTATGCGACCGAGACCGGTTCGTCCTGGCGTCCGCGTTCAGGATCGCAGGTCAATCACCGCGCATTGACCTCGGCGATGATCGACAGCCGGGATTTTCTCAACGCCAGGAAGCTGGCCGAGACACAGGTGCTCCTGCCGCCTGGCCCTCGGATCGCCTTTGCGGGGGGACCTGACTGCAACGACCACCTTCGCATCTGGGAAGCGCTCGACAAGGTTCGCACGAAACACCCGGACATGGTCCTTCTCCACGGAGCTGGACCGAAGGGTGCGGAGCGCATTGCCGCCTGCTGGGCGGACAGCCGCAAAGTCGCGCAAGTCGCCTTCAAGCCGGATTGGACCCGGCACAAGAACGCGGCGCCGTTCAAGCGAAACGACGCGATGCTCGAAGCCCTGCCGATCGGAATCATCGTCTTCCCTGGTTCCGGGATCGTCGAGAACCTCGCGGACAAAGCTCGCAAGATGGGAATTCCGGTGTGGAGATTTGCGAAAGGCTGCCCATGA
- a CDS encoding DUF2161 domain-containing phosphodiesterase, protein METSLYAPVKRFLEGLGFEVKGEVCGCDIVAVDRGAPIALVICELKLSFTLDLVLQAVDRSTACDEVWLAVRASLRGRGRESDPRVKRLCRLLGFGLLCVFNSGRVEALVEPAPWRPRHNAKRRSKILDEHRRRKGDPTTGGATRRPIMTAYRQQALACAAALARAPARPRDLKGAIPDAPKILLHNVYGWFVRVERGVYSLSEAGKAAIILWKANLPEPPADLPGEPQKIAVSA, encoded by the coding sequence TTGGAGACGAGCCTTTATGCGCCGGTGAAGCGCTTCCTCGAAGGCTTGGGCTTCGAGGTCAAGGGCGAGGTCTGCGGCTGCGATATCGTGGCGGTAGATCGCGGCGCGCCGATCGCGCTGGTGATCTGCGAATTGAAACTGAGCTTCACGCTCGATTTGGTCCTTCAGGCCGTGGACCGTTCGACCGCTTGCGACGAGGTATGGCTCGCCGTTCGCGCCTCACTGCGCGGCCGCGGCCGCGAATCCGATCCGCGGGTCAAACGACTTTGCCGTCTGCTCGGCTTCGGCCTGCTCTGCGTGTTCAACTCCGGCAGGGTGGAGGCTCTTGTCGAGCCGGCGCCATGGCGGCCCAGGCACAATGCGAAACGCCGTTCTAAAATTCTCGACGAGCATCGGCGGCGCAAGGGAGATCCCACGACCGGCGGGGCCACGCGTCGACCGATCATGACCGCCTATCGTCAGCAGGCGCTGGCATGTGCGGCGGCGTTGGCGCGGGCGCCGGCGCGGCCTCGCGACCTAAAAGGCGCCATTCCGGACGCGCCGAAAATCTTGCTCCACAACGTCTACGGTTGGTTCGTCAGGGTCGAGCGCGGCGTCTATTCGCTCTCCGAGGCAGGAAAGGCTGCAATTATTTTATGGAAAGCGAATCTGCCCGAGCCGCCCGCCGATCTTCCCGGTGAGCCTCAAAAAATTGCTGTTTCGGCTTGA
- a CDS encoding toprim domain-containing protein has product MESPARTLSCGLAKHVEAVCRHYLSNGRRCGNYWVVGDVNNHAGRSLYVRLKGPLYGKGARGRWTDGATGEHGDLLDLIRAREGLTSFRDTLDEAKRFLRVPRAPSSVRQDRRWGECNTVVLARKIWAASNLIAGTPAEAYLRARKITADLDDAPLRYHQGLLYRDTPDSLPQRLPALVAAVTDNSGEVTGVHRTFLDPTRKDKARVSSPRRSLGAILGHGVRFGKIDEVAVVGEGIETVLSLKSAMPELPMVAALSAAHLAAWEFPCGLRRLFVACDNDAPGRTAARRLLARAEARGVDAGMVSSLCSDFNSDLRATSACTLRMRVAAVLDGIHSGLDRGDLSRFSVTTDGDSDLPYCQAHA; this is encoded by the coding sequence ATGGAAAGCCCCGCCCGGACTCTGTCCTGCGGACTCGCCAAGCATGTCGAGGCCGTCTGCAGGCACTACCTTTCGAACGGTCGCCGCTGCGGCAATTACTGGGTTGTCGGCGACGTGAACAACCACGCCGGCCGCAGCCTGTACGTGCGGCTGAAAGGCCCGCTCTACGGCAAGGGCGCGCGTGGACGTTGGACTGACGGCGCGACGGGGGAACATGGCGACCTTCTCGACCTCATCCGTGCGCGGGAGGGTCTCACGTCCTTTCGCGACACGCTCGATGAGGCCAAGCGCTTTTTGCGGGTGCCGCGGGCGCCCTCATCGGTCCGACAAGACAGGCGATGGGGGGAGTGCAACACGGTTGTGCTCGCCCGAAAAATCTGGGCAGCGTCAAACCTGATCGCCGGCACGCCAGCCGAAGCCTATTTGCGTGCAAGAAAAATTACCGCCGATCTCGATGACGCGCCGCTGCGCTATCACCAGGGGCTGCTTTATCGGGACACGCCCGACTCGCTGCCCCAAAGATTGCCGGCGCTCGTCGCCGCCGTCACTGACAACAGCGGCGAGGTCACCGGAGTTCATCGAACATTTCTCGACCCGACGCGCAAGGACAAAGCGCGCGTTTCGTCACCGCGTCGTTCGCTCGGCGCCATTCTCGGGCATGGCGTGCGATTCGGGAAGATCGATGAGGTCGCTGTCGTCGGCGAAGGAATCGAGACAGTTCTCTCTCTCAAGAGCGCTATGCCCGAGCTACCCATGGTGGCCGCGCTCTCCGCTGCGCACCTCGCGGCATGGGAATTTCCTTGCGGTTTGCGGCGCCTCTTTGTTGCTTGTGACAATGACGCCCCCGGCCGCACCGCGGCGCGTCGTCTCCTGGCGCGGGCCGAAGCGAGGGGCGTCGACGCAGGAATGGTTTCGTCGCTATGCTCTGACTTCAACAGCGATCTACGCGCTACGTCGGCTTGCACGCTCCGAATGCGAGTGGCGGCAGTTCTTGACGGCATTCATTCCGGTCTCGACAGAGGCGATCTTTCTCGGTTCTCGGTTACGACCGATGGGGACAGCGATCTCCCTTATTGTCAAGCGCACGCTTGA